Below is a genomic region from Rouxiella chamberiensis.
CAATGAGGCGAGTGGCGGCGTGGAGCAGGATCTGGCGCATCATTGGCGACAAGTGGATGCGCTGAGCTGGCACTTTTACCTGCGACCGGGCGTGCAGTTTCATGACGGTCGTGAATTGACCAGTGAAGACGTAGCGGTTTCACTGAACCGCTGTCGTAAGGCGCCGCTGTTTTCGCATATTAAACGTGTGGAATGCCGTGGCGTGCTCGGCATCGTAGTCGAACTTTCGCAGGCGGACATACAACTTCCTCTTTTATTGTCTCATCCGGCGGCCCTTGTCTTGCCAGCCGACCATGCCTCGCGAGCGAATTTTGCTTCACATCCCGTTGGCACAGGGCCTTATCGGGTCAGTGAAAACAACGATTGGCATCTGCTTTTGAAAGCATTCGATCATTATTTCGGTTTTCGAGCATTGCTCGATGAAGTTGAAGTGCTGATGTGGCCCGATTTGGCCACTTTTTCAAAGACTGAAAATAACGCGCTGGCGCACGCCATGCCCTCACAGTCGGCGGCTTGGCTTAGTTCGAGCATCAGCGATATCGATTATGTTGCCGGTCATGCCGTGAATTTCACCGGTAAACCTTCCGATATGTCGAGTGAGATGTTTCTGGAACGCGGTGGTTATTTCCTGCTGTGCGATAGTCGTTCTTCGCATTGGCAGAAAAAAGCGACACGCCGCTGGTTACGGGAGAATCTCAACCCTAACTTGTTGATTCAACAATTAATCGAGCCTATTCGTCAGTTTTGGGTGCCCACGGGTAGCCTGCTGCCGTCCTGGTTTCACGGTATGGATGCCGGGGAGATCCTTGCTCCGCAAACTCCTTGTCGAATGACGCTTGCCTATCATGCCCAGCACCCCGAGTTCCGTATGCTGGCGTTGGATATGCAGAAAGTTCTTGCCGATAAAGCGATCGTTTTAGACATCAAGGAGCTTGATTATGAGCAGTGGGCCAATGGAACGGCCAACGTCGATCTGTGGCTCGGCACAGTCAACTTTCCGATCCCGGAAGAGTGGAATGTGGGGGCCTGGCTTTTAGACATGCCGTTGCTGAAAGAGAATATTTCCGGCGGTAATAGTGCTGTTTTCGAACGATGGCGACAACAATGGCGCGAGCAATCACTAACTTCACAGCAACTGGTACAGAATGTCGTGGGGGAGGGCTGGCTGCAACCTCTGTTCCATCATTGGATGCGTCTCAAGGGACCCGAACAGGCGCAAGGTATTCATCTCAACAATTTAGGGTGGTTCGATTTTAAAACAACATGGATGGAGCCAGAGTAAAATGGGTTTTCGATATCGAGGCTAGAATATCGAGGCTAAAAAGCGTGCCGCTTTTTTCCGGACTTGCTAGCCTTAATTTTGAAACCGCCTAAACGAATTGACTCTGGAGTGATTATGCAGGAAGAACAGTTTATCAATGCATTGAAAGCGCAGGGGTTTGAAGCCCCGGTTCTGGTAGAACGTGACGCATTTGGAGAGCTTGGCTCCCATGCTCATCCCTTTGAAGCCAAGGCGTTGATTCTCGAGGGTGAAATACGCATTCGAACGGCAGAGGGCGAACGAACCTATCTCGCGGGTGAAATATTCCATTTACAGCCTGACGAGCCACATTCAGAAAGCTTTGGGCCACAGGGCGTTCGCTACCTTTCCGGGCGCAGGGCTTTAAGATGATCCCGCGTGAATTCCACTGGTGCAGTATCGGCGACAGCGCGATGCAGCGCTCTACGGGTGAGGCGAACTTGCGCTTTCCCTACTGGAGTTTCACGAAAACCATTATTGCGCTCTGCGCCATGAAGCTTGCAGAAAAGGGGATAATCGACCTCGACGAGCCTCTTTGCCAACAGCCTTATTCACTCCGGCACTTGCTGCGTCATACTGCCGGACTCGCGGATTATGGGCAGATTGCCGACTATCATCGCGATGTGGCGTTGAATAATACGCCATGGTCACGAGATAAACTGCTCGCCGCCGTTCAAGCTTCGGGACCGTTGTTTGCGCCCGGAGAGGGCTGGTCTTACTCCAATACTGGTTACATGCTGGCACGCGAGTCTTTAGAAAGCCTTTCCGGAAAGGGCTTCGACGAACTTGTCGACGAGTTGATAGCCACGCCGCTAGGTTTGAAAAGCCTTGAACTGGCCCGTACTCCGCAACAGTTTGCGGCACTGCATTGGAAAGAGGCGGCGAATTATCACCCCGGCTGGGTTTATCATGGATGTTTGACGGGAACCGCCGAAGAGGCGGCAAAGATACTGCATGGCCTGTTTAACGGAACGCTGATTGGCGAAAAATCGCTGCAACAGATGCTGACGCGCTGTCCGCTGGGAGGGCCGATTCCAGGGCGTCCGTGGCACGAATGTGGCTATGCGCTGGGCCTGATGAGTGGAACCGTCGAGGGGTTGGGCCGTGTCATCGGCCATTCGGGCGCGGGGCCTTTTTGCGTCAACGCGGTCTACCACTTTCCGGACCGCGAAGCGCCTCTGACCGTGGCCTGCTTTACCGACGGTTGCGATGAAGGCGTGGCCGGGTTCTTTGCGACACAACGCGCCGAATCGCGCACTTAAAGCAGTTCATAAAATTGCAGGGAAACGCCCTGCGCGGTGCGTTGACCGGTGCAAATGAAAATAGATTCCGTCATCCAGCGTAGCGCCTCACTGTAAATCTCAAACTTCGGCACCGCTTTGAAATAGATAGCTTCCTGCGGTATCTCGTTGAAAAAAGACATATCTTCGTCAAATAGCCGATCACGCCACTGCGCCGGGATCCGACGGATGCCATTGTTCTCGATATATACGCAGCCCTGATCGGTTTGTACGCCGTAACGTGCTGATAAATGGCAGGTTCCATCCGGAAAAATTATCTGGCTGTCGATACCGCCGGGTAAAACCGTTCCCGTAATTTTCCCGCTGACCTTACCTTCCAGAATGGAAATCAGCTGGCGTTTACCGCCTTCTGCCGTCGCGTTAACCATTACCGGTTTGTCGACCTCTATCTCGATTGAAAAACTGTATTTAAGCTCTGGCTGCATTTTTCCTCCGCATTTGAGCGATTTATAGCTGTTTGCGGGCAGAAACCGGTCTAGTTTGTACCCGCTGGCAGGGAGGTGGTTCCCTGCAAAAAAATCATAAATTTCAAGGAAAGAAGAGATGAACTATAACATCGCAGAACGTTTGCGTAACACCCTGAGTAATATGGGGTATCCAGTCGATGCAAATCAGTTTGATGCTCATTCCACCATTGAAATCAGCTTTACCAATATTCCCAGCCTGTTTTTTTCCGTCATTGACGATCGCCTATGGTTATGGAGCGCCCTGACCTGGATGGACAGCTCGACGTTCAGCTCATGGGGTGCCGAACTGTGGGAGGAGTTGCAGGAAGCGCTGTGCTGGGTCGTCACCGGCCAGCCCGTTCTGGGTTTGGGAAGTGAAGGCTACGAGCTCAAGGCGCTGGTTGATGACCTCTGTTTCGACGAAGAATCGAGACTGGAGGAGTTGCTGGAAGGCTTCTATGTACTCTGTTTAAGATTGAACGAACGTTTCAGTCAATCAAGGTAACGAGCAGCCTGTCCGGAACGTTATCTTGAACCTATTCTATGAGTTAATTTGATGGGCGTCACGATATCAATATTTCATAGATCATTTAAATGGCTTGTTTGTTTCATTATGTGCAAAGTATATCTCATACAGCAGTTAAAAACTGATGAGGTTGACCATGTACGCGATTGCCAATGCGCCCTGTAGCTGGGGCGTTGACGACCCTAAAAATCCCTACCTTCCTCCTTTCGAGAAAGTCTTGCAGGAGGCCCGACAGGCTGGCTATTCGAGTCTGGAGCTAGGCCCTTGGGGTTTTTGCCCCAGGATCCACAAACCTTGACGCAGGCATTGGAGAAACATGCGCTGTCATTGGTTGCAGGCACGCTGTTCGACGATTTGGTTTCAGAAACCAATTTCCCGAAAATGGTCGAACTGACCCATAAAGTCTGCCATGTGTTGCGTCATACGCGCATTGCCCGCGGCCTCGGCACCTTTGCACCGCCTTATCTCGTCATTATCGATTTCGGTAATCCCGACCGCGCAAAGTTCGCCGGACAACCGGATAAAGCGCCTCGACTGGGTGCCGAAGACTGGCAACGTCTGGTCAGTCATATTCGCGAAATCTCGCGGATTGCGACGCAGGAATATCAGGTGCGCCCCGTCATACATCCTCATGCGGGCGGCTATATTGAATTTGGCGATGAAATAGAACGCATTGCGGCCGCGATCCCTTCACAGGAAGCGGGCCTCTGTCTGGACACCGGACACCTCTATTATGCCGGTCTGTCGCCCGAAAAATGGATTGAGCGCTATATTGACCGTCTGGACTATCTTCATTTTAAAGATGTAAACAAGACAGTTTTTCAGCAGGTTATTGCACAAGGTACCGACTTTTTCACCGCCTGCGCGCAGGGCGTGATGTGTCCGTTAGGGCAGGGCGACATCGACTACGCAGCGGTAAAAGCCATGCTGGACAGCTACCACTGGCAGGGCTGGATAACCATCGAACAGGAACGTGACCCTCGTGACGTCGCGGGCAGTCTAGCCGATGTTACGGCGAGTCTATCTTATTTAAAGCATATGGGTTTTTAGGGAGAAATCATGAAAAAAGCATTCCACGGTGTTTCCGTCTGGTATAGCAATGCGGTGACACAGTTGCGTATCGCCAGTGAAACGGGCTTCGATGCCCTGGAAATTTTGCCCGAACATCTGTTTCGTTACGTCGAAAACGGCGGTTCACTTGAAAAGTTTCTGGCACTGACGGAACAGCACGGCGTTGAGATAAGTTGCATCAATGCGCTAAAACGCATCGGCCGCCATCAGCCCGAAGAGCGCGCCGAGATGCTCAAGGAAGCACATAAAATCTGCCACGCCGCGCAGGTTCTGAAATGCCCGGTGGTGCAAATCATGGCGCTGAATGAACTGGATCATCTGAGTGAAGACGCGCGCAACGAGATTCTGGTGCACAATATTGCCGACATCGCCGATATTGCCAAAGAGTACGGAATCAAACTGCAAATCGAAGTCGTAGCCTTCACTCGCTTCAACAGCTTGAGCCAGGGACTGGAAGTCATTAAACGCGTAGGGCGCGACAATGTGGGGCTGGTTATCGACTTCTGGCATCTACACGCGGGCGGCAATACCCAGCCTGAAGAAGTGGCCCGTATGGACGTCAATCTCATTTACGGCATCCATTTCTGTGACGGGCGTGCCGCACGTCCGGGTGAAGCATGGGACGAATGGGTTCAGCGCGATTATCAACCGGGGGAAGGGGATGTCGACATCGCGGCCTGGATTGATGCCGTGCGCGCCACCGGCTATGACGGCGTCTGGTGTCCCGAACAGTTAAGCCCAACGCATTGGGAAGACGACCTGTGGCAGATAGGCAAAGACAACTTCGAAAGCCTGACCGCCTGGACAAGCCGTTAATACGCTCGACGGGTATTCTGTTCATGATAACGGCGTGAAGAGATGACTCTGCGGCTGAAAACGGCCGCTGTAGAACAAGGATGTTCTTAAAATGGGATCCTGCTCGGAGTCTGCGAATGAAATATTTTGTTCATTTTGTTAGACTGAAGCATTCAACATGATGTTTTTAAAAGGGCCACTTCCGTGTCAAAACATACAACTCAATTGTCTATTTTACAGGAAGACATCCGCACCCGTTATGACAGCCTTAGCAAGCGTCTAAAGCAGGTGGCACGCTATATCCTTGATAATAGCAACAGCGTGGCATTTGATACGGTTGCGTCCATTGCCCAGCGTGCCGATGTTCCCCCTCAACCCTGATTCGTTTTGCCAGCGCGTTTGGCTTCAGCGGTTTCAATGAAATGAAACAGGTATTTCGTCAGCAGCTGATGGAAGAGACGGTCAGTTATACGGAACGTGCACGTTTATTTCGAAAGTCTTCTGCCGACGACGGCATTGCCGCGCCGGAAAAACCCGACGAAGTGCTGAATATGTTCTCGATGGTCAATGCGCAGGCATTGCAGCAGTTGCCTATGCACATCACCGCCGAGCAATTGGACGATGCCATCGCCATGCTGTCACGGGCCGACAATATCTATATCATCGGCTTGCGCCGTTCGTTCAGTGTCGCAAGCTATTTGACCTATGCACTGCGTCATCTTGAACGCCGCGCTTTCCTGATAGATGGTTTAGGCGGCATGTTCTCGGAACAACTCAGCATGGTCAGTCCCAATGATGTGGTTATCGCCATCAGTTATTCTCCCTATGCCGCAGAAGCCATGGAGCTTGTCCAGCTTGGCGCTCGCCGAGGTGCGCGGCAGATTGTAATAACCGACAGCCAGGTCAGCCCGCTTGCGGCTTTCAGTGATGTCTGTTTTGTCGTGCGGGAAGCGCAACTCGACGGGTTCCGTTCTCAGGTCGCCTCAATGTGTCTGGCACAAACCCTCGCGGTTTCACTCGCCCTCAATAGCGCCGGTTAACTGCGGGACGGGGTAGATTGAAGACTGGCATGTTGCTGCTTAAAGACAAGGTCTGAATGCCGGAATAACGGTTCGAAAGCCTGACTTTCAAAGGCGATAGCGTCTATCGCCTTTATAAATTTCATTGTGTCTACACCTTCACATCCTGTTTCACGCTAAACGCTTTTGAAAAGCGCGCGATCGCGATATCGCAATCACCTTCTGCCCACGCCTCCATCCCCACCACGCCGCGATAACCTGTGTCATACAGGGCTTTGGCGACGGCGGGGTAATTTATTTCTCCGGTGCCGGGTTCTTTGCGGCCAGGAACGTCGGCGACCTGAATTTCGCCGATGTAAGGTGCTGAGCGGCGGATAATTTCAATCAGATTCCCTTCGCCGATCTGGGCATGATAGAGATCCAGATTCAGCTTCAGCCACGGGCTGTTGACCTTTGAAATCAGCGCCAACGTATCGCTGGCTTTGGCAAACGGCGTGCCGGGGTGATCGACAAGGGTATTCAGATTCTCCAGCAGAAACACTTTCTGATAACGTTCGCCGAGTCTGGCAATCGCGCACAGTGTGTCGTAAGCCTTTATCCACATTGCACCTGTAACTTCGCTTACGGGCGCAATAGGCAGTCCGCGGCCGTCGAGTCCGGTACCGTGCAGATTAAGACAGGGGCAGTTCAGGCGCTGGGCAATCTCGATGGAGATTTCGGCCGTTTCCAGCAGTTTCTCAATCTCGTCGTCGTCGAGCAGATTACCGCTGATATAGCCGGTCATGGAGGTAAAGCGCGCGCCTGTCGCGGCCAGCGCATCGATATCTTTTTGCGTCCAGTCCCAGATTTCAACGGCATATCCGGCGGCATGAATACGCTTCACACGTTCGATAAAGGGTAAATCCAGAAAGACCATTTCGGCGCAGACGGCCAGTTGGAAAGGCGATGAAGAGGATGTAAACATCACGAACTCCCTAAAAAAATTTCTAAAAAAGCAGCCCGGAGGCTGCCTTGAAATTTAGCGCGAGAACGGCGAGTCGAGGGCTAGTCCTTGTTGCGCGGATAGTCCGGCGAATTGACCCAGGCGTGATCTTTCTCCCAGGTGAATTGCCATTTGCGCTCTGGACCGGCCATCACGTTCAGGTAGTAGTTATCGTATCCGGCAATGGTAGCGACCGGATGATAACCGCGTGGAACCTGCACGACATCGCGGTCGTAAGGCGCCATGCACTCGTCAAGAGAACGATCGTCGGTATAGACCCGATGCAGGGCGAAACCCTGGGGAGGATCGAAACGGTGATAGTAGGTCTCTTCGAGGTAGGTTTCCTTGCCCTCGACCGGCGTGTCGTGCTTGTGGCTCGGGTAGGAACTGCTATCGCCCTCGTCGGTATACACCTCGACGACCAGCAAGCTGTCGGCAGGTTGGTCATCCGGCAGAATGTTATGCACCAGACGGCGGTTGCGGCCTTTACCTCGACGCTCGACGCCGACGTCCTTCGGCGCAATCAGACGTACAGGCAGCGAGCCAAAGCCTGGTGCGCTGCATACCGCCAGTTCGAGAGCCGTCTCGGCTTTGACTTTCGAAATCGTATTGTGCGGCACGTATACCGACCATGCTGGTATGCGTTCGAAAGGGCTCATTCTCTCGCCGATATTTTCGAAAGTCTCTGCGGGCGTCACCACGCTTGCCCGACCTGATACCAGCACCAGGCAGCGCTCTTTGTCATCGGCGGGCAGATCCAGCGTCTGCCCCTCTTCCAGTTGATAAACGTCGAAACCAACGTACTTCCAGCCCGCACTTTCCGGCGTGACATGCTGGATACGGCCGTCTTTCGACGGGGCGTATTTACTGAGCAAGCGGGACATATTTCTCTCCTTGTTTTGAAAATCTTAACCTAACGTTGGCATGCTGAACTCGGCAACGGTGTGTTGTCCGGTCGGCCAGCGAGTGGTCACGGTTTTCATACGAGTATAGAAGCGAACGCCGTCGGGACCATGCACGTTCAACGCGCCGAACACGGAGCGTTTCCAGCCACCAAACGAGTGGAAGGCAACCGGCACAGGAACCGGGATATTGACGCCCACCATACCGGCTTCCACGTTCTGCACGAATTCGCGCGCGTAGTGACCATTGGTGGTGAAGATAGCGCTGCCGTTACCGAATTCATGGCCATTCACCGTTGCCAGTGCCGATTCGAAATCCTTCTCGCGCACAATGCCCAGGACCGGCCCGAAGATCTCTTCACGGTAGATTTTCATATTGGTAGTCACGTTATCGAATAGCGTGCCGCCCACATAGAAACCTTCTGGGTGACCTTCCACTTTATGGTTGCGGCCATCGATAACCAGTTTTGCACCCTCAGACACGCCGTGGTCGATATAGCCGAGCACTTTGGTCTGATGCGCCTTGGAAATTACCGGCCCCATTTCGTTCTCTTCCTTGCCACGCAGATTGCCCGGACCGATGCGCAGGGCATTGACCAGCGGCGTCAGTTTGGCAATCAGTTTGTCTGCCGTGTCGTCACCAACCGCGACCACGATAGGCAGCGCCATGCAGCGTTCACCGGCCGAACCGAAAGCGCCGCCCATAATCGCCTGTACGGTGGCGTCGAGATCGGCATCCGGCATGACAATGGCATGGTTCTTCGCGGCGCCGAAGGCCTGCACGCGTTTGCCGTGCGCACTGGCGGTGGCATAGATATGCTGGGCAACAGACGAGGAGCCGACAAAGCTTACCGCCTGAATACGTTCATCGGTGGTGAGCAGGCTGGCGGCGTCGTTGCCACAGTGAACCACGTTGAATACGCCATCCGGCAAACCGGCTTCTTTCAGCAATTCGGCCAGACGCAGGGAGGCAGAAGGTGCCGGAGCAGGCGGTTTCAGAATAAAGGTGTTACCGCAGGCGAGGGCAAGCGGGAACATCCACATCGGCACCATCGCGGGGAAGTTGAACGGGGTAATGCCCGCCACAACGCCCAGCGGCTGCATCACGGAGAAGCTGTCAACGCCTGTTCCCACATTATTGGAGTATTCGCCCTTTTGCAGATGCGGAATACCGCAGGCAAATTCGACCACTTCCAGACCACGGGTCAGCTCGCCCAGTGCGTCGGAAAAGACTTTACCGTGCTCACTGACGATCAGTTCAGCCAGTTCGTCACGGTTTTTCTCGATAAGCGCCTTGAACTCGAAAAGGATGCGCGCACGGCGCAGTGGCGGGGTTTTCGACCAGGCCGGGAAGGCGTTGTGTGCATGTTCGATGGCCTGCAACACTTCCTGTTCGGAGCTTTGTGTGACCTGGCGGATAACCTGACCGGTGGCCGGATTGGTGACGGGCAACGTCTCTTTGCTGCTGCTGACGATGCGTTGGCCATTAATGAAATTCGCGATTGTTTCCATCTTCTACCTTACCTCAGGACCGTAATGAGTTTCTGGACCCCATAGGGGCCACCCGACAGTTTTAAACATATTACTTTGAACTAAATGTTTCAAATTAAATTTAATGGAATTTATTTTTCTGTGATCCGTAGCTTGCTTTTCGGAAATACACGAGGAAGGTTATGGCTATTTTAAAGTTTGATTATTAGCTACTTTGTTGATTTAAATCCTTTATTTTTCTTATGAAAGTTATCCGCTTTGCGTCGGGATTTCGCAAGAGAGCACCAGGCATTTTATGATCCAGATAACATTATTTATTTCAAAAAAACGGTATAAAAAGTTCATTAGTGATTTAATTTGGAAAGCTGAGCCGTCTTACGTAGAGGATTTGAACCATGTCACATAGCGCGTCGTCCGAATCGAGCATCAAGGTAGGCATTATCGGGTACGGTTTTTCCGGCAAGAACATTCATTCGCGTTTATTGGCCGCGACACCGGGTCTGGAAGTGAAAACGGTGTGTGATAAGCATGCTTCTCTTCAGGAAGACTCTCCCTTTACGCGAGTAGATAACGTCGATGCGGTGTTTGACGATCCCGATATTGAGCTGGTGGTGATAGCAATGCCCAATCTGACGCACTTTCCCCTGGCAAAAGCTGCCTTGCTGGCCGGGAAAAACGTGGTGGTCGACAAGCCGTTTACCGTTACAGCTGCCGAGGCCGAAGAGTTGGCGGCGCTGGCGATTCGGCAGCAGCGTATATTGTGTCCTTTCCAGAACCGGCGTTATGACAACAATTTCCTGACCGTACGCAAGCTGCTGGAAGAGAAGGCTCTGGGCGAGGTACGTTATTTCGAGTCCAGCTACACCCTGTTTCAACCCGGCGTCAACGCGGGTTGGCGAGAGAAGAAGACTCAAGGGTCGGGCGTATGGTTTGATTTGGGCGCTCACCTCATCGACCAGATGGTGCAGCTCTTTGGTGAGCCGCAACAGAGTGTCGTCACCTTTGACACCCAACGTGAGGGCGCCAGCAGCCCGGACTTTTTCCACGGCACTTTCGTGTATCCGTCACTGCGTGTGGTGCTGCACGGCACCTTGCTCAGCGCCTGGGAGCCACCGCGTTTTCGCATTAACGGCACCGAAGGCAGCTTTGTGAAATACGGTCAGGATCCGCAGGAAGCGGCATTGGTTGCCGGTATCGAGCCGGGCAGTCCGGGGTGGGGCCATGACGAACTGCCGGGCACGCTTTATCGTCGTGAGGGCGATAAGGTCATTGAAACGACCTATCACGGCGTTGACGGTAACTATCCGGCGTTTTATCTGCAATTGCGGGATGCACTGCGCGGTATAGGAGAGCCACCCGTCAAGGTCGAGCAGGCGCTGACCACCATGCGGATTATTGAAAATACGCCGCGACTGTAAAAGAGCGGCGAGCCAATCTGATTTTTATCTGATTTATTCCTGATTTTTTTCTGATTATGAAGAACTGACCGGCGCTAAAGGCACCGGTTTTTTATGGCCGTCGCCGACCCAGCCCTAACTTCACCAGCAGCATGCCGAGAAACGCGCAGCCGGCCGCCAATATAAAGACGCTGCGATATCCGGCATGGCTCGACAATATGCCCGCAAGCGGACCCGTCAGGCCGTAGGCGAGATCCTGAAAAGCCGAATAGCCGCCCAACGCGGTGCCTCGGGCCTCGGCAGGTACACGCCGCACCACTTCGACCCCGAGCGAGGGGAAGATAAGCGAGCAGCCACAACCGGTAAGTGCCGCGCCGGCCAATGCCATCAACGGATGAGTGGCCAGACATATCAGTACCAGTCCCGCACATTCAACCAGCAGGGAATATTGTGCCACCCTGATCCCGCCGAGTTTGTCTGGAAGATGACCCAGAACCATCCGCACGGCGATAAAGGCGCAGCCAAAGGCCGTGAGGGCGAATCCGGCATAGGACCAGCCAAACTGATTGAAATACAGTGTGATAAACACACTCAGCACCGAAAAGCCAATGCCCTGCAACATCAATCCCAGTCCCGGCCGCCAGATGCTGGCCCAGATAGTGCCGAGCGGCTGACGTTTACCGCCGTGAGCGGCCACCGCCGGCACGCCACGGTCGACCAGCAGCGCAATCAGCGGCAGCATGAGCATCAGCGCGGCGGTGGTCGCCATGCCCTCGGCGTAATACAGCGCCAGACCCAGCGGCGCACCGGCCGCCATCGCGCCGTAGGTCGCCATGCCGTTCCACGACATCACCTTGCCTGCCAACCCGTCTCCGGCCAGACCCATGCCCCAGGTCAGATTCCCGGTCAGCAGCAGACTCTCTCCTATGCCAAGCAGGATGCGGCCCACAATCAGCAGCGCAAAAGCCAGTTCGACGGAAGGCTGCGGCATCAACGCGGCGGCAAGGGTGGCAACGCCTGACGCGGCACAGCTTGCCATGCCCATAAATGCGGTGCGACGGGCACCGTGGTTATCGGCCAGCCGTCCGGCGGTAC
It encodes:
- a CDS encoding oxidoreductase, with the translated sequence MSHSASSESSIKVGIIGYGFSGKNIHSRLLAATPGLEVKTVCDKHASLQEDSPFTRVDNVDAVFDDPDIELVVIAMPNLTHFPLAKAALLAGKNVVVDKPFTVTAAEAEELAALAIRQQRILCPFQNRRYDNNFLTVRKLLEEKALGEVRYFESSYTLFQPGVNAGWREKKTQGSGVWFDLGAHLIDQMVQLFGEPQQSVVTFDTQREGASSPDFFHGTFVYPSLRVVLHGTLLSAWEPPRFRINGTEGSFVKYGQDPQEAALVAGIEPGSPGWGHDELPGTLYRREGDKVIETTYHGVDGNYPAFYLQLRDALRGIGEPPVKVEQALTTMRIIENTPRL
- a CDS encoding sugar phosphate isomerase/epimerase family protein, coding for MKKAFHGVSVWYSNAVTQLRIASETGFDALEILPEHLFRYVENGGSLEKFLALTEQHGVEISCINALKRIGRHQPEERAEMLKEAHKICHAAQVLKCPVVQIMALNELDHLSEDARNEILVHNIADIADIAKEYGIKLQIEVVAFTRFNSLSQGLEVIKRVGRDNVGLVIDFWHLHAGGNTQPEEVARMDVNLIYGIHFCDGRAARPGEAWDEWVQRDYQPGEGDVDIAAWIDAVRATGYDGVWCPEQLSPTHWEDDLWQIGKDNFESLTAWTSR
- a CDS encoding DUF3237 family protein translates to MQPELKYSFSIEIEVDKPVMVNATAEGGKRQLISILEGKVSGKITGTVLPGGIDSQIIFPDGTCHLSARYGVQTDQGCVYIENNGIRRIPAQWRDRLFDEDMSFFNEIPQEAIYFKAVPKFEIYSEALRWMTESIFICTGQRTAQGVSLQFYELL
- a CDS encoding type III secretion apparatus InvB, coding for MNYNIAERLRNTLSNMGYPVDANQFDAHSTIEISFTNIPSLFFSVIDDRLWLWSALTWMDSSTFSSWGAELWEELQEALCWVVTGQPVLGLGSEGYELKALVDDLCFDEESRLEELLEGFYVLCLRLNERFSQSR
- a CDS encoding CoA-acylating methylmalonate-semialdehyde dehydrogenase; translation: METIANFINGQRIVSSSKETLPVTNPATGQVIRQVTQSSEQEVLQAIEHAHNAFPAWSKTPPLRRARILFEFKALIEKNRDELAELIVSEHGKVFSDALGELTRGLEVVEFACGIPHLQKGEYSNNVGTGVDSFSVMQPLGVVAGITPFNFPAMVPMWMFPLALACGNTFILKPPAPAPSASLRLAELLKEAGLPDGVFNVVHCGNDAASLLTTDERIQAVSFVGSSSVAQHIYATASAHGKRVQAFGAAKNHAIVMPDADLDATVQAIMGGAFGSAGERCMALPIVVAVGDDTADKLIAKLTPLVNALRIGPGNLRGKEENEMGPVISKAHQTKVLGYIDHGVSEGAKLVIDGRNHKVEGHPEGFYVGGTLFDNVTTNMKIYREEIFGPVLGIVREKDFESALATVNGHEFGNGSAIFTTNGHYAREFVQNVEAGMVGVNIPVPVPVAFHSFGGWKRSVFGALNVHGPDGVRFYTRMKTVTTRWPTGQHTVAEFSMPTLG
- a CDS encoding TIM barrel protein, whose protein sequence is MFTSSSSPFQLAVCAEMVFLDLPFIERVKRIHAAGYAVEIWDWTQKDIDALAATGARFTSMTGYISGNLLDDDEIEKLLETAEISIEIAQRLNCPCLNLHGTGLDGRGLPIAPVSEVTGAMWIKAYDTLCAIARLGERYQKVFLLENLNTLVDHPGTPFAKASDTLALISKVNSPWLKLNLDLYHAQIGEGNLIEIIRRSAPYIGEIQVADVPGRKEPGTGEINYPAVAKALYDTGYRGVVGMEAWAEGDCDIAIARFSKAFSVKQDVKV
- a CDS encoding cupin domain-containing protein, with the translated sequence MQEEQFINALKAQGFEAPVLVERDAFGELGSHAHPFEAKALILEGEIRIRTAEGERTYLAGEIFHLQPDEPHSESFGPQGVRYLSGRRALR
- a CDS encoding serine hydrolase domain-containing protein — protein: MIPREFHWCSIGDSAMQRSTGEANLRFPYWSFTKTIIALCAMKLAEKGIIDLDEPLCQQPYSLRHLLRHTAGLADYGQIADYHRDVALNNTPWSRDKLLAAVQASGPLFAPGEGWSYSNTGYMLARESLESLSGKGFDELVDELIATPLGLKSLELARTPQQFAALHWKEAANYHPGWVYHGCLTGTAEEAAKILHGLFNGTLIGEKSLQQMLTRCPLGGPIPGRPWHECGYALGLMSGTVEGLGRVIGHSGAGPFCVNAVYHFPDREAPLTVACFTDGCDEGVAGFFATQRAESRT
- the iolB gene encoding 5-deoxy-glucuronate isomerase: MSRLLSKYAPSKDGRIQHVTPESAGWKYVGFDVYQLEEGQTLDLPADDKERCLVLVSGRASVVTPAETFENIGERMSPFERIPAWSVYVPHNTISKVKAETALELAVCSAPGFGSLPVRLIAPKDVGVERRGKGRNRRLVHNILPDDQPADSLLVVEVYTDEGDSSSYPSHKHDTPVEGKETYLEETYYHRFDPPQGFALHRVYTDDRSLDECMAPYDRDVVQVPRGYHPVATIAGYDNYYLNVMAGPERKWQFTWEKDHAWVNSPDYPRNKD
- a CDS encoding SgrR family transcriptional regulator → MARHRLLQQYLRLLALFPSRHGSTTLQTLADHLHCTKRHMRSLLVQMQAREWIHWQATAGRGHRSQLTLLRNAHQLMMEKADKLLDAGNFDQAINLLGDEKQLVTTLLRSKLGFNIRDDYQSLRVPYYRTMPNLYPGTPLRRSEIHLVRQIFNGLTRINEASGGVEQDLAHHWRQVDALSWHFYLRPGVQFHDGRELTSEDVAVSLNRCRKAPLFSHIKRVECRGVLGIVVELSQADIQLPLLLSHPAALVLPADHASRANFASHPVGTGPYRVSENNDWHLLLKAFDHYFGFRALLDEVEVLMWPDLATFSKTENNALAHAMPSQSAAWLSSSISDIDYVAGHAVNFTGKPSDMSSEMFLERGGYFLLCDSRSSHWQKKATRRWLRENLNPNLLIQQLIEPIRQFWVPTGSLLPSWFHGMDAGEILAPQTPCRMTLAYHAQHPEFRMLALDMQKVLADKAIVLDIKELDYEQWANGTANVDLWLGTVNFPIPEEWNVGAWLLDMPLLKENISGGNSAVFERWRQQWREQSLTSQQLVQNVVGEGWLQPLFHHWMRLKGPEQAQGIHLNNLGWFDFKTTWMEPE